The following coding sequences lie in one Rutidosis leptorrhynchoides isolate AG116_Rl617_1_P2 chromosome 6, CSIRO_AGI_Rlap_v1, whole genome shotgun sequence genomic window:
- the LOC139853145 gene encoding two-component response regulator ARR2-like, with translation MMPSSNSSSLKSAGAVSVAGVVPDKFPAGLRVLVVDDDPTCLMILKQMLKKCNYEATVCNRAVAALSMLRENKNGYDVVLSDVHMPDMDGFKLLERIGLEMDLPVIMMSADDGQSLVMKGITHGACDYLIKPIRIEELRNIWQHVVRKRKHEWKDIEQLTSADDDVDQHQKVSEDVDHSSSENEGNNWKNVKRSKDEEDEDDERDGSSSKKPRVVWSVELHQQFVAAVNTLGIDKAVPKKILELMNVPGLSRENVASHLQKYRLYLRRLNEPQHMQSINTPFMGSSPDTGYGSMSTLNRLDLQGMGQLPGQSLATLQAAILDSSNNPKSQISMAANQRNMFSFTDPNSRYVEVKTPRLVHGVPTSIEPKQFADLHQAQQQLFNTSQVLMPIGGPSQSQPYLPNLTRGLGMNVSGSGITPSYNLFNNSNQIRTQNSDFLDLTSNNGLSYSSYNKNKFPVSFLADDEKGTHANGFGDSHDELLAAILKQPQGKFRQPENEFGFGGNALDDLPRVT, from the exons ATGATGCCTTCTTCAAATTCATCTTCCTTGAAGTCCGCCGGCGCTGTCTCCGTCGCCGGCGTTGTACCTGACAAGTTTCCTGCAGGTCTACGGGTTCTTGTTGTCGATGATGATCCAACCTGTCTCATGATATTAAAGCAAATGTTAAAAAAATGCAATTATGAAG CAACTGTATGCAACAGAGCTGTAGCTGCTTTATCAATGTTAAGAGAAAATAAAAATGGTTATGATGTGGTTTTAAGTGATGTTCATATGCCAGATATGGATGGATTCAAGCTTCTTGAACGTATCGGTCTAGAGATGGACCTCCCTGTTATCA TGATGTCAGCGGATGATGGGCAGAGTCTGGTTATGAAGGGGATTACGCATGGTGCATGTGATTATCTAATAAAGCCCATTCGTATCGAGGAGTTGCGTAACATATGGCAACACGTGGTTCGAAAACGGAAACACGAATGGAAAGATATTGAGCAGTTAACAAGTGCCGATGATGATGTTGACCAGCATCAGAAAGTTTCCGAAGATGTTGACCATTCTTCGTCTGAAAACGAAGGTAATAACTGGAAAAACGTAAAGAGGTCGAAAgacgaagaagatgaagatgatgaacgagATGGGTCTTCGTCTAAAAAGCCTCGCGTTGTTTGGTCCGTTGAGTTGCATCAACAGTTTGTGGCTGCCGTTAATACGCTTGGGATTGACA AAGCTGTTCCTAAGAAAATATTGGAGCTGATGAATGTCCCGGGTTTAAGCAGAGAAAATGTCGCCAGCCATCTTCAG AAATATCGTCTTTATCTTAGGCGGCTCAACGAGCCGCAACATATGCAGTCAATCAATACCCCATTTATGGGTAGCAGCCCTGATACGGGTTATGGGTCAATGTCGACACTTAACAGGCTTGATCTACAAGGTATGGGTCAACTCCCGGGTCAAAGCCTCGCTACACTCCAAGCTGCCATTCTCGATTCTTCAAATAACCCGAAATCACAAATTTCTATGGCTGCAAATCAACGAAACATGTTTAGCTTCACGGATCCAAATTCTCGATATGTTGAAGTCAAAACTCCACGTTTGGTTCATGGCGTACCGACCAGTATCGAACCAAAGCAGTTTGCGGACTTGCATCAGGCTCAACAGCAGTTGTTTAACACTAGTCAAGTACTAATGCCAATCGGTGGACCAAGTCAAAGTCAACCATATTTGCCCAATTTGACACGTGGATTAGGGATGAACGTTTCGGGAAGCGGGATCACTCCAAGTTACAATCTTTTTAACAATTCAAATCAGATTAGAACACAAAATTCGGACTTTTTAGATTTGACCTCCAACAATGGGTTGTCTTATTCTTCTTACAATAAAAATAAATTTCCAGTTTCATTCTTAGCTGACGATGAAAAGGGGACCCACGCCAATGGCTTCGGTGACAGTCATGATGAACTTCTTGCTGCAATTCTTAAGCAG CCGCAAGGAAAGTTTAGACAGCCGGAAAACGAGTTTGGATTTGGCGGGAATGCTTTGGATGATCTTCCGCGCGTTACTTAG
- the LOC139855496 gene encoding GATA transcription factor 15-like: MGGDLSDKGSDCDDMMDSKSSPERGGSTSSDGGSLIKTCVDCGTTKTPLWRGGPAGPKSLCNACGIRSRKKRRAILGTTKDDKKSKKTNMSTSSGDSQTSGLTSINKSGKMGDICLKKRLMAPGSEVLFQRPRSKVIKQRRKVGEEEQAAILLMSLSRGAVFV; encoded by the exons ATGGGTGGTGATTTGAGTGATAAG GGTTCAGATTGTGATGATATGATGGACAGCAAGAGTAGCCCAGAAAGAGGTGGATCAACTTCATCGGACGGTGGTAGTTTGATCAAAACTTGCGTTGATTGTGGCACCACAAAAACCCCTCTTTGGAGAGGTGGCCCAGCTGGTCCTaag TCTTTATGCAATGCTTGTGGGATCAGAAGCAGGAAGAAGAGAAGGGCAATTTTAGGAACAACAAAAGATGATAAAAAATCAAAGAAAACAAACATGAGTACATCAAGTGGTGATAGTCAAACAAGTGGATTGACCAGTATAAATAAGAGTGGTAAAATGGGCGATATTTGTTTAAAGAAAAGGTTAATGGCACCTGGGTCAGAAGTTTTGTTTCAAAGACCAAGATCAAAGGTTATCAAACAAAGGAGGAAGGTTGGTGAAGAAGAACAAGCTGCTATCTTATTAATGTCTTTATCTCGTGGTGCTGTTTTTGTTTAA
- the LOC139854916 gene encoding uncharacterized protein, producing MAFKKSTWHTILKAVSSLDKWNLNLPTSIVKTIVNGEDTLFWKDSWLGNFCLCEKFDRLFRLETNQNASVADRILKTKSSWSANWEWSREPTGRTEDELRQLLNCLASFAFANNPRDSWSWTMHPSGQFSSKMLTCLLNDCILQNAALPFDTMRNNFVPQKIGIFVWRTKLGRLPVRVELDKRGIDLDSVRCPTCNNDVETVEYMILSCPKVKELWNRIFRWYNG from the coding sequence ATGGCATTCAAAAAGTCAACATGGCATACTATTCTAAAAGCAGTTTCAAGTCTGGATAAATGGAATCTAAACCTTCCAACTTCAATAGTTAAAACAATTGTTAATGGGGAAGATACATTGTTTTGGAAAGACTCTTGGCTCGGTAATTTTTGTTTGTGCGAAAAGTTTGATAGGTTGTTCAGGTTAGAGACGAATCAAAATGCTAGCGTTGCGGATCGTATCCTAAAAACAAAAAGTTCATGGTCAGCTAATTGGGAATGGTCTAGAGAACCTACAGGCAGAACGGAAGATGAGTTGAGGCAACTTCTTAATTGTTTGGCATCATTTGCATTCGCTAATAACCCAAGAGACTCGTGGTCATGGACTATGCACCCAAGTGGTCAGTTTAGTTCAAAAATGCTCACATGTTTGTTAAATGACTGTATATTACAGAATGCTGCACTTCCATTCGATACAATGCGCAACAACTTTGTACCTCAAAAAATTGGTATTTTTGTGTGGCGTACGAAACTTGGAAGATTACCGGTCCGGGTAGAATTAGATAAGCGTGGCATAGATCTAGACTCGGTTCGTTGTCCTACTTGCAACAATGACGTAGAAACGGTTGAGTATATGATCCTCTCATGCCCAAAGGTTAAAGAGCTTTGGAATCGTATTTTTCGATGGTACAATGGGTAA